The nucleotide window CGGCCAGCCCGATGGTGTCCAGGGTCATCCTGGTCATGTCGTCGGCCACGTCGACCGGGGCGCCGTCGGCCAGCGCGGTGTCCCAGGCGGCGATCAGCCGCTTGGCGACCCTTAGCATCGTGGGGTGGTAGGTGTGCATCGAACTGAGCGCGAAGGCCGGCAGCAGGATGTCGTGCGCCTTGGCCCAGTTGGGCTCGTCGTTGTAGGCGGTGAACAGGCCGTCGCCGGCTATCTGGCGGACGTTGGTCAGCACCGGGCCGACCGCCTTGACGAACCGCTCGTCGTCGCACAGCTCGGTCACCGCGTCCACCGAGCCCACCAGCAGCGACTCGAAGGTGCCGAACCGGCGCCGGAAGACCGGTCCGTGCTCGCGGGCGAGCGCCATCGCCTGCTGGATCGGGGTGGTGCCGAAGCCGGTGTCGCTGATGTCGGCCACGGGGACGGGGGGCGCCGGGGACGCGGCGCCCGGGGTGGCGGCTGCCGCGCCGGTGGTGCCGGACGCGCTGTGCGGCGTAGGACTCATCGTGAGGGCCTCTCCCGGGAACGGCGTGCCGATGGTTGACCGGCGCGCCGGACGGCTTCCAGATCTCCCTTCCACGATGACCCCGCCCGGGGCCGCCGCAGGACCGGGCGCTGCCCGATCGTGTAGTGCGCACGTCTCCTTCGACGCTGGACAGGACGGCGCCGGTGTGCCTGGCGGCCACCCGGGACACGAGGCGGTGGTGTGGCGCAACCGGTTCATCATGCTGCTGGACCGGGCCCCGATGCCGATCGCCATCGCCGACACCGCGGGCGTGGTGCTGATGGTCAACCCGGCCTTCGCCGGACTGTGGCGGCAGCGCCCCGGCCAGCTGCGCGGCCGGGACCTGCTGGACCTGTTCGACCCGCGCGACAAGGACCAACTGCTGCGCATCTACGAGGCGTTGCGGCACGGCCGCCGCTCCCGCTACCTGCTGCCGGTGACGCTGCGGGACGCCGGGCAGGCGCCGCGTGACGCCGTGGTCACCGTCGACCCGGTCGGCGACGAACCCGACGAACCCCCGGCGCTGCTGGTCACCCTGCGCGAGGAGGAGGCCGCCGCGCCGGCGCCGCCCGCCCGCCCGGCCGGGGTGACCCTCGGCGTACGCGAGGGCCAGGTGCTGGCCCTCGCCGCGGCCGGCGCCACCAACGCCGCGATCGCCCGCGCCCTCGACCTCACCGTGGACGGGGTCAGCTACCACCTGTCCCGGCTCTGCCGCCGCCTCGGCGCCCCCAACCGGGCCGCGCTGGTGGCCCGGGCCTACGTGCTCGGGGTGCTCGACCCGCACGCCTGGCCACCGGAGCCGGCCAGGGGCGGGTGATCGCCGCCGGGTCTTGTCCGGACGCGACGACTCGTCCGGCCTGGGTCCCGCCGCGAAGGAGCGCCCGTGTCCGTCACCTCCCACCGCCACGCCCTCGTCATCGGAGCCTCCCGGGGTCCCGGGGCCGCGGTTCCCGGTCCGCGACGGCGGGACCGTCCCGTGGTGAGGCTCCCCGGGGGGCGTCGCCGGGCCGGTCAGGACTGGGCGAGCCGTTCGAGCAGGGCGGTGGCCTCGTGCAGGGTGCGGCGCTCGTCGGGGTCGAGCAGGTCGCCGATGGCCTGGGCGAGCCAGTTGCGCTTGGCCTGGCGCACCGAGCCGAGGCCGCGCCGTCCGGCGGGGGTGAGGGAGACGACGATCTGCCGCCCGTCGGTCGGGTGCGGGGTGCGGCGCAGGAAGCCGCGTTCCTCCAGCGCGGCCAGGGTCAGCCGCATCGACTGCGGCCGGACGTGCTCGGCCCGGGCCAGCGCGGCCGTGGTGGCCGGTCCGTCGCGGTCCAGCCGGCTGAGCACCGAGCGCTGGGTGGGGGTCAGCTCCCCTTCCGGGGACTCCGCCCGCAGCCGGCGCATCAGGTGTCCCACGGCCACCGACAGCTCGGCCGCGGCCTCTTCGTCGGCGGTGGCTCCGGCGCGGCGCGCTCGGGCCCGGGCGGTGTCGGTGTGGTCGGCCATGCGGCCAGGGTAAGGGAGAGAAGGTAACCTTGCAAGGTTGCCTGTGTAGTGGGCCCCGTCGGCCGCGTGTGCGTTCCGGCCACCACCCTACGGATCCGGGCGGTCCGCGTCACGCCCGGAGCGCGTCCCGCCGCGCCGCGCCGGCCGTGCCCCGACGCCCTATTGCCACACCCCCCTCGCCCCTCTTACGTTCATCTCTCCTGGCCGAGGCTCTACGGGCGTAGAACCGACATGGGCCCTGGCTGACGCTGCGTCAGAGGAGGTGCCGGATGGGCACGGTCGTACGCGCCGCGCTGGTTCAGGCGAACTGGACCGGGGACACCGCGTCGATGGTCGCCAAGCACGAGCAGTACGTACGGACGGCGGCGGCCCAGGGGGCGAAGGTCATCGGCTTCCAGGAGGTCTTCAACGCGCCGTACTTCTGCCAGGAGCAGAGCGACGAGCACTTCCGGTGGGCCGAACCGGTGCCGGACGGGCCCACCGTGCGCCGGATGCGCGACGTCGCCCGGGAGACCGGCACGGTGATCGTGGTGCCCGTCTTCGAGAGCGACGGCCCCGGGTTCCACTACAACACCGCCGCCGTCATCGACGCCGACGGCAGCTACCTCGGCAAGTACCGCAAGCACCACATCCCGCAACTGCCCGGATTCTGGGAGAAGTTCTACTTCCGCCCCGGCAACCTCGGCTGGCCGGTGTTCGACACCGCGGTGGGCCGGATCGGGGTCTACATCTGCTACGACCGGCACTTCCCCGAGGGGTGGCGCGCCCTCGGGCTCGCCGGGGCCCAGCTGGTCTACAACCCGTCGGCCACCTCGCGCAGCCTCTCGTCCCACCTGTGGCGGCTCGAACAGCCCGCCGCCGCCGTCGCCAACCAGTACTTCGTCGCCGCCATCAACCGCGTCGGCCGGGAACCCTACGGCGACAACGACTTCTACGGCACCTCCTACTTCGTCGACCCGCGCGGTGAGTACGTCGGCACCCCCGCCTCCGGCACCGAGGAGGAACTGCTCGTCCGCGACCTGGACTTCGGGCTCGTCGAGAGCGTCCGGCAACAGTGGGCGTTCTACCGCGACCGGCGACCGGAGGCGTACGGCGACCTGACGGGGGCCTGATCGTTATGGCAGCCATGAGCCCCGACAGCGTCCACACCGCCCTGTACGCCCGCCACCGGGCCGTCATGCCCGACTGGCTGGCCACCTACTACCGCGCCCCCATCGAGCTGACGCACGGCGAGGGACGCCACGTCCAGGACGCCGAGGGCCGCCGCTACCTGGACTTCTTCGGCGGCATCCTGACCACCATGACCGCCCACGCGCTCCCCGAGGTGACCCGCGCGGTCGCCGCGCAGGCGGGCCGCGTCCTGCACTCCTCGACGCTCTACCTCAGCCGCACCGCCGTCGAACTCGCCGAGCGCGTCGCACGGTTGTCCGGCATCCCCGACGCCCGGGTCTTCTTCACCTCCTCCGGCACCGAGGCCACCGACACCGCGCTGCTGCTGGCCACCGCCCACCGCCGCTCCAACCAGGTGCTCGCGCTGCGCAACAGCTACCACGGCCGCTCCTTCTCCGCGGTCGGCGTCACCGGCAACTCCGCCTGGTCGCCGACGAGCCTGTCCCCGCTGCAGACGTACTACGTGCACGGCGGGGTGCGCACCCGGGGCCCGTTCGCGCATCTGACGGACGCGGAGTTCACCGCGGCGTGCGTGGCCGACCTGGAGGATGTGCTCGGCCAGACCGCGGGTCCGGTGGCCGCGCTGATCGCCGAACCGGTGCAGGGCGTCGGCGGGTTCACCAGCCCGCCCGACGGACTGCTGGCCGCCTTCCGCCGGGTGCTGGACCGCCACGGCATCCTGTGGATCAGCGACGAGGTGCAGACCGGCTGGGGGCGCACCGGCGACCACTTCTGGGGGTGGCAGGCGCACGCCCAGGCCGGGCCGCCGGATCTGCTCACCTTCGCCAAGGGCCTCGGCAACGGGCTGTCCATCGGCGGGGTGGTGGCCCGCGCCGAGGTGATGAACTGCCTGACCGCCGGCTCCATCTCCACCTTCGGCGGCAGCCCGGTCACCACCGCCGGCGCCCTGGCCAACCTCACCTACCTGCTCGAACACGACCTCCAGGGCAACGCCCGCCGGGTCGGCGGCCTGCTGCTCACCCGGCTGCGGGCGGTCGCCGCCGGCTCCCCGCTGGTCCGCGAGGTCCGTGGCCGGGGCCTGATGATCGCCCTGGAACTGGTGCGTCCCGGCACCGGGGAACCCTGGGGCGCGGCGGCGACCGAGGTGCTGGAGGCGGCCCGCGAGGGCGGGCTGCTGCTCGGCAAGGGCGGCCGGGAGGGCAACGTGCTGCGCATCGCCCCGCCGCTCACCCTGACCGTGGCCGAGGCCGAACAGGGCGCGGCCATCCTGGCCGCCGCCCTGGACCGGGCCGGCCGCCGGCTCGACGAGGAGGCCGTCCGATGACCCGTACCCTCATCCGCGGCGGCCTGGTGGTCACCGCGGCCGACGAGATCCACGCCGACGTGCTCATCGAGGGATCACGGGTGGCCGCGCTCGCCGCCTCCGGCAGCCACGCCGCGGCCGGCTGGACCGCCGACCGGGTCGTCGACGCCACCGGCCGCTACGTGCTGCCGGGCGGGGTGGACGCCCACACCCACATGGAGATGCCGTTCGGCGGCACCCGTTCCAGCGACACCTTCGAGACCGGCACCCGGGCCGCCGCCTGGGGCGGCACCACCACCATCGTGGACTTCGCCATCCAGTCCGTCGGCGGCTCGCTGCGGGCCGGACTCGACGCCTGGCACGCCAAGGCCGACGGACGCTGCGCGATCGACTACGGCTTCCACATGATCCTCTCCGACGTCACCGAGGCGTCGCTGGCGGAGATGGACGCCCTGGTGGCCGAGGGGGTGACCTCGTTCAAGCTCTTCATGGCGTATCCCGGGGTCTTCTACAGCGACGACGGGAAGATCCTGCGGGCGATGCAACGGGCCGCCGGCAACGGCGGGTTGATCATGATGCACGCGGAGAACGGCATCGCCATCGACGTGCTGGTCGAGCAGGCGCTGGCGGCCGGCCGCACCGACCCCCGGTACCACGGTGAGGTGCGCAAGGCGCTGCTGGAGGCGGAGGCGACCCACCGGGCCGTGCAGCTCGCCCGGGTCGCCGGGGCGCCGCTGTACGTGGTGCACGTCTCGGCCGCCGAGGCCGTCGCCGAGCTGTCCGCCGCCCGCCAGTTGGGCCTGGACGTCTACGGCGAGACCTGTCCGCAGTACCTGTTCCTCTCCGCCGACGACCTGGCCCGGCCGGGGTTCGAGGGCGCCAAGTACGTCTGCTCCACGCCGCTGCGCCCGGCCGAGCACCAGGAGGCGCTGTGGCGGGCGCTGCGCACCGACGACCTGTCGGTGGTCTCCACCGACCACTGCCCGTTCTGCTTCACCGGCCAGAAGGACCTCGGCCGGGGCGACTTCTCCAAGATCCCCAACGGGCTGCCCGGCGTCGAGCACCGGATGGACCTGCTGCACCAGGCCGTGGTCGAGGGGCGCATCTCGCGCCGCCGGTGGATCGAGCTGGCCTGCGCCGCCCCGGCCCGGATGTTCGGCCTCCACCCGCGCAAGGGCACCATAGCCCCCGGCAGCGACGCCGACATCGTCCTCTACGACCCCGCGGCCACCCAGACCCTGTCGGCCGCCGGACACCACATGAACGTCGACCACTCCGTCTACGAGGGCCGGCGGATCACCGGCCGGGTGGAGACCGTGCTCAGCCGCGGCGTACCGGTGATCGAGGAGCGCCGCTGGACCGGCCGGGCCGGACACGGCCGCTACCTGCCGCGCGCCGTCGGCACCTACCCGCGCCAGCCCTGACCCCGGTCGCCCCGCCGGGCCGCACCCACAGAAAGGCCGGAGATGGACTTCGGACTCGTCCTCCAGACGGACCCGCCCGCATCCGCCGTGGTCGGCCTGATGCGCCGGGCCGAACGCCACGGCTTCCGCCACGGCTGGACCTTCGACTCCGCGGTGCTGTGGCAGGAGCCCTACGTCATCCACAGCCGCGTCCTGGAACACACCGACCGGCTGATCGTCGGCCCGATGGTCACCAACCCGGCCACCCGCTCCTGGGAGGTGACCGCCTCCACCTTCGCCACCCTCAACGAGATGTACGGCAACCGCACGGTCTGCGGGATCGGCCGCGGCGACTCGGCGGTGCGGGTGGCCGGCCGCGAACCGGTGACCCTGGCCCGCCTCGGCGAGGCGATCACCGCCATCCGCGACCTGGCCGAGGGGCGCGAGGCGGTGGTGGACGGCACGC belongs to Streptantibioticus cattleyicolor NRRL 8057 = DSM 46488 and includes:
- a CDS encoding nitrilase-related carbon-nitrogen hydrolase, translated to MGTVVRAALVQANWTGDTASMVAKHEQYVRTAAAQGAKVIGFQEVFNAPYFCQEQSDEHFRWAEPVPDGPTVRRMRDVARETGTVIVVPVFESDGPGFHYNTAAVIDADGSYLGKYRKHHIPQLPGFWEKFYFRPGNLGWPVFDTAVGRIGVYICYDRHFPEGWRALGLAGAQLVYNPSATSRSLSSHLWRLEQPAAAVANQYFVAAINRVGREPYGDNDFYGTSYFVDPRGEYVGTPASGTEEELLVRDLDFGLVESVRQQWAFYRDRRPEAYGDLTGA
- a CDS encoding MarR family winged helix-turn-helix transcriptional regulator; amino-acid sequence: MADHTDTARARARRAGATADEEAAAELSVAVGHLMRRLRAESPEGELTPTQRSVLSRLDRDGPATTAALARAEHVRPQSMRLTLAALEERGFLRRTPHPTDGRQIVVSLTPAGRRGLGSVRQAKRNWLAQAIGDLLDPDERRTLHEATALLERLAQS
- the hydA gene encoding dihydropyrimidinase, encoding MTRTLIRGGLVVTAADEIHADVLIEGSRVAALAASGSHAAAGWTADRVVDATGRYVLPGGVDAHTHMEMPFGGTRSSDTFETGTRAAAWGGTTTIVDFAIQSVGGSLRAGLDAWHAKADGRCAIDYGFHMILSDVTEASLAEMDALVAEGVTSFKLFMAYPGVFYSDDGKILRAMQRAAGNGGLIMMHAENGIAIDVLVEQALAAGRTDPRYHGEVRKALLEAEATHRAVQLARVAGAPLYVVHVSAAEAVAELSAARQLGLDVYGETCPQYLFLSADDLARPGFEGAKYVCSTPLRPAEHQEALWRALRTDDLSVVSTDHCPFCFTGQKDLGRGDFSKIPNGLPGVEHRMDLLHQAVVEGRISRRRWIELACAAPARMFGLHPRKGTIAPGSDADIVLYDPAATQTLSAAGHHMNVDHSVYEGRRITGRVETVLSRGVPVIEERRWTGRAGHGRYLPRAVGTYPRQP
- a CDS encoding aspartate aminotransferase family protein, yielding MSPDSVHTALYARHRAVMPDWLATYYRAPIELTHGEGRHVQDAEGRRYLDFFGGILTTMTAHALPEVTRAVAAQAGRVLHSSTLYLSRTAVELAERVARLSGIPDARVFFTSSGTEATDTALLLATAHRRSNQVLALRNSYHGRSFSAVGVTGNSAWSPTSLSPLQTYYVHGGVRTRGPFAHLTDAEFTAACVADLEDVLGQTAGPVAALIAEPVQGVGGFTSPPDGLLAAFRRVLDRHGILWISDEVQTGWGRTGDHFWGWQAHAQAGPPDLLTFAKGLGNGLSIGGVVARAEVMNCLTAGSISTFGGSPVTTAGALANLTYLLEHDLQGNARRVGGLLLTRLRAVAAGSPLVREVRGRGLMIALELVRPGTGEPWGAAATEVLEAAREGGLLLGKGGREGNVLRIAPPLTLTVAEAEQGAAILAAALDRAGRRLDEEAVR
- a CDS encoding LuxR C-terminal-related transcriptional regulator, with product MPGGHPGHEAVVWRNRFIMLLDRAPMPIAIADTAGVVLMVNPAFAGLWRQRPGQLRGRDLLDLFDPRDKDQLLRIYEALRHGRRSRYLLPVTLRDAGQAPRDAVVTVDPVGDEPDEPPALLVTLREEEAAAPAPPARPAGVTLGVREGQVLALAAAGATNAAIARALDLTVDGVSYHLSRLCRRLGAPNRAALVARAYVLGVLDPHAWPPEPARGG